From Xenopus laevis strain J_2021 chromosome 7L, Xenopus_laevis_v10.1, whole genome shotgun sequence, one genomic window encodes:
- the LOC121395420 gene encoding uncharacterized protein LOC121395420, giving the protein MSERSIKTRSRVSHSSKLSNRSQVSDAALFRAEAAAALAQLTFTGKETELKLEKTRLEAMMEADKARLAAEKEAEKARLEVEAKLQMARLEASIEILNLRKTVAIANAKADALDAVLDTTEQASQKFTMQPDVQPETAMQRTKEYVLKHSQEYSPSMPSLEKLSEYRDSDVIPSFEQNHSIPLQNIPLQCDYNVPVVTSTPPPDGALLQEQKDFKQLYPVDVKTPAARYYNDIQRTLPVTNKYSYPPVTQPVVPDRGSHSPEGAYQYTPDVKPALPIKPDSDQFTGNQQMSDLVRFMARREMITSGLVQFDEKPENYRAWKASFKNAIEDLHLSYKEETDLLVKWLGPESSRQVKGIRAVYVNDSCKGLQMSWQRLNEDYGAPEKIEKSLWDRIDNFGNIFERDCSKKLREFSDLVKELLAAKNEGCFLGLDNLDSTRGIEDLVKKLPDSLKRKWASHGTKYKEIHNVLSPPFSYFVQFISQQAKMYNDPGFAQTFQTFGDNKPEKYRYKNTPQRSFIKVHKTEVSQATGNSSAFTDAKTMDLTKGCPIHHKPHPLYKCRGFRGKSFDERKTFLKQNNICYRCCASNAHLAKDCDKSVSCTECNSDRHVSALHPGPAPWSLRPLERRDHGGEGKDNSAEATVTATCTEVCGGDLRDRSCSKICLVSVYPTGQKDRAIKLYAILDD; this is encoded by the coding sequence ATGTCCGAACGATCAATCAAGACCAGATCTAGGGTGTCACATTCATCCAAACTCTCAAACCGCTCCCAGGTGTCTGACGCTGCGCTTTTCCGTGCAGAAGCTGCCGCTGCACTAGCTCAACTCACATTTACTGGGAAGGAAACAGAGCTAAAATTAGAGAAGACACGCTTAGAGGCTATGATGGAGGCAGACAAGGCTCGTCTGGCAGCTGAGAAAGAGGCAGAGAAGGCAAGGTTAGAAGTGGAGGCAAAGCTTCAAATGGCACGCTTAGAAGCTTCAATAGAGATTCTTAATTTACGTAAGACGGTGGCAATTGCGAATGCCAAGGCAGATGCATTAGATGCAGTTCTTGACACTACAGAACAAGCAAGTCAGAAATTCACTATGCAGCCTGATGTACAACCAGAAACTGCTATGCAACGTACTAAAGAATATGTGCTGAAACATTCACAAGAGTACAGTCCATCAATGCCAAGCCTAGAAAAGCTTAGTGAATACAGAGACAGTGATGTTATCCCATCATTTGAACAAAATCATAGTATACCtctccagaacattcctttgcAATGTGACTACAATGTGCCCGTAGTTACCTCTACCCCACCACCAGATGGTGCTCTGTTACAAGAACAAAAGGATTTCAAACAATTGTATCCTGTTGATGTGAAAACTCCTGCAGCCAGATACTATAATGACATTCAGAGGACTTTACCTGTTACTAATAAATACAGCTATCCTCCTGTTACACAACCAGTGGTTCCTGATAGAGGCAGTCATTCTCCAGAGGGAGCATACCAGTACACACCAGATGTGAAGCCAGCGCTTCCTATTAAGCCTGATTCAGACCAATTTACTGGCAATCAGCAGATGTCAGACTTAGTGAGATTTATGGCACGCAGAGAAATGATAACATCAGGCCTTGTTCAGTTTGATGAGAAGCCAGAAAACTACAGGGCTTGGAAGGCGTCATTCAAAAATGCTATAGAGGATCTACACCTTTCATACAAAGAAGAAACAGATCTCCTAGTGAAGTGGCTAGGTCCAGAGTCCAGCAGACAAGTGAAAGGCATTCGGGCAGTATATGTCAATGATTCTTGTAAAGGACTACAGATGTCATGGCAAAGGTTGAACGAAGATTATGGAGCTCCAGAGAAGATAGAAAAATCCCTGTGGGACAGGATTGACAACTTTGGGAATATCTTTGAAAGAGATTGCAGCAAGAAACTTAGAGAATTCAGTGATCTGGTAAAAGAACTGTTGGCAGCAAAAAATGAAGGTTGCTTTCTAGGACTAGATAATCTTGATTCCACTAGAGGAATAGAAGACCTTGTAAAAAAGCTGCCAGATTCTCTAAAAAGGAAATGGGCATCAcatgggaccaagtacaaggaaaTACATAATGTACTATCCCCACCATTCTCTTATTTCGTGCAATTTATCTCTCAACAGGCAAAGATGTACAATGACCCAGGGTTTGCTCAGACGTTCCAGACCTTTGGTGACAACAAGCCAGAGAAATACCGCTACAAGAACACCCCTCAGAGAAGTTTCATCAAGGTGCACAAGACTGAAGTATCTCAAGCTACAGGAAACTCTTCTGCTTTCACTGATGCCAAGACCATGGACTTAACTAAAGGATGTCCGATTCATCACAAACCTCATCCTCTGTACAAATGCCGAGGCTTCAGAGGTAAGTCCTTTGATGAGAGAAAGACtttcttaaaacaaaacaatatttgttaCCGTTGCTGTGCCTCAAATGCACACCTTGCGAAAGACTGTGACAAATCAGTTAGCTGCACAGAGTGCAACAGTGACAGACATGTGTCTGCTCTTCATCCTGGTCCTGCACCATGGTCACTCAGGCCTCTAGAAAGGAGAGATCATGGCGGGGAGGGAAAGGACAACAGTGCAGAGGCTACAGTAACTGCAACATGTACTGAAGTGTGTGGAGGAGATCTTCGAGACAGATCATGCTCTAAAATCTGCTTAGTCAGTGTCTATCCTACCGGACAAAAGGACAGGGCAATCAAACTTTATGCTATTCTAGATGACTAA